From the genome of Glycine max cultivar Williams 82 chromosome 2, Glycine_max_v4.0, whole genome shotgun sequence, one region includes:
- the LOC100795816 gene encoding U-box domain-containing protein 19 — MIRNTNRSDRRVLTSPVVHPCDNIALSTLLPSLITLSNAISNFQHSSFPCNKRNARIAIRLTRLLQPFLHEIRDHHSGLADPATLSLSELHLTFQKLLFLLEDLTRKGAKLYMLMESDRVATQFRVISRSVATALDVFPFGSVEISEETKEHVLLLNEQARRARLEFEQEDKRVVVSVVSGLTRFENRVPPGEGDLKWVLEYIGVKKWSECNKEVKFLEGEIGFECLKNEEKGKMVFLSSLMGFMSYCRCVVMEDVDCEESNKKINVRESSVESEVSLSLTFLNSDDFRCPISLELMSDPVTIETGHTYDRSSILKWFSSGNLMCPKTGKRLSSTEMVPNLVLRRLIQQHCYTNGISIPFVDSSHRNRKITRTEEPGSVAAEGAMRMLASFLNGMIENGSGEEKNRGAFEIRLLSKTSIFSRSCLVEAGLAPLLLKLLSSSDSLTQENAAAALLNLSKCAKSRSVMVEKWGLELIIDVLRKGLKIEASQHVAAVLFYLSAEYGNLIGEEPEAIPSLIRLIKDGSYRSKKNGLVAIFGLLKHPENHRRVLEGGAISSLVDILKGCEKEDLITDSLAILATLAERSEGMLAILHGEALHVAVEILSCSTSRVGKEHCVALLLSLSLHGGEDVVAYLVKRTSLMGSLYSQLSEGTSRASKKASALIRVLHDFYERRSSGFKASVIPQEQFIHVR; from the coding sequence ATGATCCGAAACACAAACAGGTCGGATCGCCGGGTACTAACCTCCCCGGTGGTTCACCCATGCGATAACATCGCTCTCTCTACCCTTCTCCCTTCCCTCATCACTCTCTCCAACGCCATTTCCAATTTCCAACACAGTTCCTTCCCTTGCAACAAGCGAAACGCGAGAATCGCGATTCGCTTGACCCGGCTTCTCCAACCCTTCCTTCACGAGATCCGAGACCATCATTCGGGTCTTGCAGACCCGGCAACCCTGAGCCTCTCGGAGCTTCATTTAACCTTCCAGAAGCTTCTTTTCCTTCTTGAAGATCTCACACGTAAAGGTGCCAAGCTTTACATGTTAATGGAATCGGATCGAGTCGCAACTCAGTTTCGGGTCATATCCAGATCCGTGGCCACAGCTTTGGACGTTTTTCCTTTCGGTTCTGTGGAGATCTCTGAGGAAACTAAAGAGCATGTTTTGTTGCTGAACGAGCAAGCAAGGAGGGCAAGGCTTGAATTTGAGCAAGAAGATAAACGGGTTGTGGTGAGTGTTGTGTCGGGTTTGACCCGATTTGAGAACCGGGTTCCCCCGGGTGAGGGTGATTTGAAGTGGGTTCTTGAGTATATTGGGGTTAAAAAGTGGAGTGAGTGCAACAAAGAGGTTAAGTTTTTGGAGGGTGAAATTGGGTTTGAGTGCTTGAAGAATGAGGAGAAGGGGAAGATGGTTTTTTTGAGTAGTTTGATGGGGTTCATGAGTTATTGTAGATGTGTGGTGATGGAGGATGTTGATTGTGAAGAgagtaacaaaaaaattaatgtaagagAAAGTAGTGTTGAGAGTGAGGTGAGTCTGAGTTTGACTTTTCTTAACTCGGATGATTTTAGATGTCCAATCTCTTTGGAGTTGATGAGTGATCCTGTGACTATAGAGACAGGTCACACTTATGATCGTTCTTCGATTCTGAAGTGGTTTAGTAGTGGGAATTTGATGTGTCCCAAGACGGGTAAAAGGCTTAGCAGCACTGAAATGGTTCCAAATTTGGTGCTTAGAAGGTTGATTCAACAACATTGCTATACGAATGGCATAAGCATTCCCTTTGTTGATTCGAGTCATAGGAATCGTAAAATTACTAGGACAGAGGAGCCAGGGAGTGTGGCAGCAGAGGGAGCAATGAGAATGTTGGCTAGTTTTCTGAATGGAATGATTGAGAATGGAAGTGGAGAAGAGAAGAATAGAGGTGCTTTTGAGATAAGGCTTCTTTCCAAGACAAGCATTTTTAGTAGATCTTGTTTGGTGGAAGCTGGTTTGGCTCCTCTTCTGTTGAAGTTGTTGTCATCGAGCGATTCGTTGACTCAAGAGAATGCTGCTGCAGCCCTTCTCAACCTCTCAAAATGTGCAAAGAGTAGAAGTGTGATGGTTGAGAAATGGGGTTTGGAATTGATCATTGATGTCTTAAGGAAGGGGCTGAAGATTGAAGCTAGCCAGCATGTTGCTGCTGTGTTGTTTTACCTTAGTGCCGAGTATGGAAACTTGATAGGTGAAGAGCCAGAAGCAATACCATCATTGATAAGGCTAATCAAAGATGGCTCTTATCGAAGCAAGAAAAATGGGTTGGTTGCAATTTTCGGCCTTCTTAAGCACCCGGAAAACCATAGGAGGGTGCTAGAAGGTGGAGCAATTTCTTCGCTAGTTGACATCTTAAAAGGGTGTGAAAAGGAAGACCTTATCACAGACTCGCTCGCAATTCTAGCAACTCTGGCAGAGAGGAGTGAGGGGATGTTAGCAATCCTTCACGGAGAGGCTTTGCATGTAGCTGTTGAAATTTTGAGTTGTTCTACTTCAAGGGTGGGAAAGGAGCACTGTGTGGCTTTGTTGCTTTCTTTGTCACTACATGGTGGAGAAGATGTGGTTGCTTATTTAGTGAAGAGAACTTCTCTAATGGGATCTTTGTATTCCCAACTCAGTGAAGGCACATCGAGAGCAAGCAAGAAAGCCAGTGCTCTCATCAGAGTCCTCCATGATTTTTATGAAAGGAGGTCCTCTGGTTTCAAGGCTTCAGTTATTCCACAAGAACAGTTCATTCATGTTCGGTAA
- the LOC100803051 gene encoding RNA-binding protein 25 isoform X2 yields the protein MVRPVFPARPPGAVNIPTISRPPVAGIPAVRPIIPPVVRPVVAPSVTPAEKPQNTVYIGKIAPTVENEFMLSLLQLCGTIKTWKRPQDLSTGTPTSFGFYEFESAEGVLRALRLLTKLNIDGQELKVNVNQAMKENLERYDKTKTENLKNKKTQAGVGEKNEGEQPSNANKDAKADTEPSNKEVLESSNKESHDVANFGIVTDEDREADREALEKISKMIEERLKIRPLPAPSAQLTGDGSVNLTSEQPVKARDGDSVVDTEKNESAENKNEKETNNDNKPTSEHERTESPDRRHDRKSRERDRDRELKREKDRELERYEREAERERVRKEREQRRRVEETERQYETYLKDWEYREREKEKERQYEKEKEKERERKRRKEILYDEEDEDEDSRKRWRRSVIEDKRKKRLREKEDDLVDRQKEEEEIAETKKKAEEEQKQQRDALKLLSEHVVNAGKENMITEEITIEVKSIVAEQDTVADYHHEYHIGDGDSINVINDESIIASVATTDAQSGGNAPTKKLGFGLVGSGKRTSVRSVFHEEDDNEAKKMRPLVPIDYSTEELQAVQPTVSGPTPPNLAAAAEFAKRISSTNFKEEKLDGERDRSRRSNEKSNHRDRSDDGTHNRDENKERIPGRDRDRDHGSEKLRTSDNKRLLDAKQLIDMIPKTKEELFSYEIDWAVYDKHQLHDRMRPWISKKIQEFLGEEETTLIDYIVSSTQEHVKASQMLERLQIILDEEAEMFVLKMWRMLIFEIKKVESGLALRSKS from the exons ATGGTTCGTCCTGTATTTCCTGCACGCCCTCCTGGAGCAGTTAACATACCTACAATATCACGCCCGCCTGTTGCAGGGATCCCTGCAGTTCGCCCAATTATTCCGCCTGTAGTCAGACCTGTGGTAGCCCCTAGTGTTACTCCAGCTGAGAAGCCTCAAAACACAGTTTACATTGGCAAGATTGCACCAACTGTGGAAAATGAGTTCATGCTCTCTCTCCTTCAA ttatgtgGAACTATCAAGACCTGGAAACGTCCTCAGGATTTATCAACTGGAACTCCTACAAGTTTTGGGTTTTATGAGTTTGAGTCTGCAGAAGGGGTTCTTCGTGCCTTGCGTCTCCTTACTAAACTGAATATTGATGGGCAAGAATTGAAG gtCAATGTGAATCAAGCTATGAAAGAAAATCTGGAGCGGTATGATAAGACAAAAACTGAGAACTTGAAGAACAAAAAAACTCAGGCAGGAGTAGGTGAAAAAAACGAAGGTGAACAACCTTCTAATGCAAACAAGGATGCAAAGGCTGACACAGAACCCTCAAATAAAGAGGTTCTTGAATCATCAAACAAGGAATCACATGATGTGGCAAACTTTGGGATTGTCACTGATGAAGATAGAGAAGCTGATCGTGAGGCTTTAGAAAAGATTTCAAAGATGATAGAGGAAAGGTTGAAGATTAGACCTTTGCCTGCACCATCTGCTCAGCTGACTGGTGATGGTTCTGTAAATTTAACTTCAGAACAACCTGTTAAAGCAAGGGATGgagactctgttgtggataccGAGAAGAATG AATctgctgaaaataaaaatgagaaagagacaaacaatgATAACAAACCAACCAGTGAACATGAAAGGACTGAAAGTCCTGATAGAAGGCATGATAGAAAAAGCAGAGAGAGGGACCGAGATAGGGAGCTAAAACGAGAAAAAGATAGAGAACTTGAAAGATATGAAAGAGAAGCAGAGCGGGAACGTGTTCGGAAAGAGAGGGAACAAAGACGAAGGGTTGAGGAGACTGAGCGTCAGTATGAAACATATTTGAAGGATTGGGAGTATAGAGAacgagagaaagagaaagagcgTCAGTAtgaaaaagagaaggagaaggaaaggGAACGTAAAAGGAGAAAGGAGATACTTTATGATGAAGAGGATGAGGATGAGGATTCTAGGAAGAGGTGGCGCAGAAGTGTGATAGAGGATAAGAGAAAGAAGAGGCTGCGTGAGAAGGAAGATGACCTGGTCGACCGacaaaaagaagaggaagaaattgCTGAGACCAAAAAGAAGGCCGAGGAGGAACAGAAGCAACAAAGAGATGCATTAAAGCTATTATCTGAGCATGTGGTAAATGCTGGTAAGGAAAATATGATTACTGAAGAGATTACTATTGAAGTTAAAAGCATCGTTGCTGAACAAGATACTGTAGCTGATTATCATCATGAATATCATATTG GTGACGGTGATTCAATAAATGTCATCAATGATGAATCAATAATAGCATCTGTTGCTACAACTGATGCACAGTCAGGTGGCAATGCTCCTACAAAGAAATTGGGGTTTGGTCTAGTTGGTTCAGGGAAAAGAACATCTGTCCGTTCTGTTTTCCATGAAGAGGATGATAATGAGGCCAAAAAAATGAGGCCATTGGTTCCAATTGATTACTCAACTGAAGAATTGCAGGCAGTTCAACCTACGGTTTCTGGGCCAACGCCACCAAATTTGGCTGCTGCTGCAGAATTTGCAAAGCGTATATCCAGTACAAATTTCAAGGAAGAGAAGCTGGATGGTGAACGGGATAGAAGTAGGCGTTCAAATGAGAAGTCTAACCACCGGGACAGGAGTGATGATGGCACTCACAACAGAGATGAAAACAAGGAGAGAATTCCTGGCCGTGACAGGGATCGAGATCATGGATCGGAGAAACTCAGGACTTCTGATAACAAGAGGCTTTTGGATGCAAAACAATTGATTGATATGATACCAAAGACGAAGGAGGAGTTGTTCTCATATGAGATAGACTGGGCAGTATATGATAAG CATCAATTACATGATAGAATGAGACCGTGGATTTCAAAGAAAATCCAAGAGTTTTTGGGGGAAGAAGAAACTACATTGATAGATTATATTGTTTCCAGTACACAAGAACATGTGAAAGCATCACAAATGCTTGAGCGACTTCAGATCATTTTGGATGAAGAGGCTGAAATGTTCGTTCTGAAGATGTGGAGGATGCTTATCTTTGAAATAAAGAAGGTAGAGTCAGGGCTAGCTTTGAGgtcaaaatcatga
- the LOC100803051 gene encoding RNA-binding protein 25 isoform X1, translating into MADFASSPATLPLNPQPSESAPDPLPQSATPPSSTPIATNPNPNPTLLPPPPALLFPAGTPPQVPGVLPPSFRPLAPQFSPVPSPNPAFQSPAVPPPGVTGAAVAVPPPQMQQMLSYQIQPGNPALRPFAPIPNGYAAAPTITPAGIPRYPPPYGTMVRPVFPARPPGAVNIPTISRPPVAGIPAVRPIIPPVVRPVVAPSVTPAEKPQNTVYIGKIAPTVENEFMLSLLQLCGTIKTWKRPQDLSTGTPTSFGFYEFESAEGVLRALRLLTKLNIDGQELKVNVNQAMKENLERYDKTKTENLKNKKTQAGVGEKNEGEQPSNANKDAKADTEPSNKEVLESSNKESHDVANFGIVTDEDREADREALEKISKMIEERLKIRPLPAPSAQLTGDGSVNLTSEQPVKARDGDSVVDTEKNESAENKNEKETNNDNKPTSEHERTESPDRRHDRKSRERDRDRELKREKDRELERYEREAERERVRKEREQRRRVEETERQYETYLKDWEYREREKEKERQYEKEKEKERERKRRKEILYDEEDEDEDSRKRWRRSVIEDKRKKRLREKEDDLVDRQKEEEEIAETKKKAEEEQKQQRDALKLLSEHVVNAGKENMITEEITIEVKSIVAEQDTVADYHHEYHIGDGDSINVINDESIIASVATTDAQSGGNAPTKKLGFGLVGSGKRTSVRSVFHEEDDNEAKKMRPLVPIDYSTEELQAVQPTVSGPTPPNLAAAAEFAKRISSTNFKEEKLDGERDRSRRSNEKSNHRDRSDDGTHNRDENKERIPGRDRDRDHGSEKLRTSDNKRLLDAKQLIDMIPKTKEELFSYEIDWAVYDKHQLHDRMRPWISKKIQEFLGEEETTLIDYIVSSTQEHVKASQMLERLQIILDEEAEMFVLKMWRMLIFEIKKVESGLALRSKS; encoded by the exons ATGGCGGATTTCGCTTCTTCCCCCGCAACCCTACCCCTCAATCCCCAACCCTCCGAATCCGCACCAGATCCACTCCCCCAATCCGCAACACCACCCTCATCCACGCCCATCGCCACAAACCCTAATCCCAATCCAACGCTTCTTCCTCCGCCGCCCGCTCTCCTCTTTCCGGCGGGCACTCCGCCGCAGGTCCCCGGCGTACTCCCTCCCTCATTCCGCCCGCTCGCTCCGCAATTCTCCCCCGTCCCCTCGCCCAACCCGGCCTTCCAAAGCCCTGCCGTTCCTCCGCCCGGCGTGACCGGCGCCGCCGTGGCAGTTCCGCCGCCGCAGATGCAGCAGATGCTTTCGTACCAGATTCAACCCGGTAATCCGGCCCTGCGGCCCTTCGCTCCGATCCCCAACGGTTACGCTGCAGCTCCGACCATAACTCCCGCGG GAATTCCTCGTTACCCCCCTCCTTATGGAACTATGGTTCGTCCTGTATTTCCTGCACGCCCTCCTGGAGCAGTTAACATACCTACAATATCACGCCCGCCTGTTGCAGGGATCCCTGCAGTTCGCCCAATTATTCCGCCTGTAGTCAGACCTGTGGTAGCCCCTAGTGTTACTCCAGCTGAGAAGCCTCAAAACACAGTTTACATTGGCAAGATTGCACCAACTGTGGAAAATGAGTTCATGCTCTCTCTCCTTCAA ttatgtgGAACTATCAAGACCTGGAAACGTCCTCAGGATTTATCAACTGGAACTCCTACAAGTTTTGGGTTTTATGAGTTTGAGTCTGCAGAAGGGGTTCTTCGTGCCTTGCGTCTCCTTACTAAACTGAATATTGATGGGCAAGAATTGAAG gtCAATGTGAATCAAGCTATGAAAGAAAATCTGGAGCGGTATGATAAGACAAAAACTGAGAACTTGAAGAACAAAAAAACTCAGGCAGGAGTAGGTGAAAAAAACGAAGGTGAACAACCTTCTAATGCAAACAAGGATGCAAAGGCTGACACAGAACCCTCAAATAAAGAGGTTCTTGAATCATCAAACAAGGAATCACATGATGTGGCAAACTTTGGGATTGTCACTGATGAAGATAGAGAAGCTGATCGTGAGGCTTTAGAAAAGATTTCAAAGATGATAGAGGAAAGGTTGAAGATTAGACCTTTGCCTGCACCATCTGCTCAGCTGACTGGTGATGGTTCTGTAAATTTAACTTCAGAACAACCTGTTAAAGCAAGGGATGgagactctgttgtggataccGAGAAGAATG AATctgctgaaaataaaaatgagaaagagacaaacaatgATAACAAACCAACCAGTGAACATGAAAGGACTGAAAGTCCTGATAGAAGGCATGATAGAAAAAGCAGAGAGAGGGACCGAGATAGGGAGCTAAAACGAGAAAAAGATAGAGAACTTGAAAGATATGAAAGAGAAGCAGAGCGGGAACGTGTTCGGAAAGAGAGGGAACAAAGACGAAGGGTTGAGGAGACTGAGCGTCAGTATGAAACATATTTGAAGGATTGGGAGTATAGAGAacgagagaaagagaaagagcgTCAGTAtgaaaaagagaaggagaaggaaaggGAACGTAAAAGGAGAAAGGAGATACTTTATGATGAAGAGGATGAGGATGAGGATTCTAGGAAGAGGTGGCGCAGAAGTGTGATAGAGGATAAGAGAAAGAAGAGGCTGCGTGAGAAGGAAGATGACCTGGTCGACCGacaaaaagaagaggaagaaattgCTGAGACCAAAAAGAAGGCCGAGGAGGAACAGAAGCAACAAAGAGATGCATTAAAGCTATTATCTGAGCATGTGGTAAATGCTGGTAAGGAAAATATGATTACTGAAGAGATTACTATTGAAGTTAAAAGCATCGTTGCTGAACAAGATACTGTAGCTGATTATCATCATGAATATCATATTG GTGACGGTGATTCAATAAATGTCATCAATGATGAATCAATAATAGCATCTGTTGCTACAACTGATGCACAGTCAGGTGGCAATGCTCCTACAAAGAAATTGGGGTTTGGTCTAGTTGGTTCAGGGAAAAGAACATCTGTCCGTTCTGTTTTCCATGAAGAGGATGATAATGAGGCCAAAAAAATGAGGCCATTGGTTCCAATTGATTACTCAACTGAAGAATTGCAGGCAGTTCAACCTACGGTTTCTGGGCCAACGCCACCAAATTTGGCTGCTGCTGCAGAATTTGCAAAGCGTATATCCAGTACAAATTTCAAGGAAGAGAAGCTGGATGGTGAACGGGATAGAAGTAGGCGTTCAAATGAGAAGTCTAACCACCGGGACAGGAGTGATGATGGCACTCACAACAGAGATGAAAACAAGGAGAGAATTCCTGGCCGTGACAGGGATCGAGATCATGGATCGGAGAAACTCAGGACTTCTGATAACAAGAGGCTTTTGGATGCAAAACAATTGATTGATATGATACCAAAGACGAAGGAGGAGTTGTTCTCATATGAGATAGACTGGGCAGTATATGATAAG CATCAATTACATGATAGAATGAGACCGTGGATTTCAAAGAAAATCCAAGAGTTTTTGGGGGAAGAAGAAACTACATTGATAGATTATATTGTTTCCAGTACACAAGAACATGTGAAAGCATCACAAATGCTTGAGCGACTTCAGATCATTTTGGATGAAGAGGCTGAAATGTTCGTTCTGAAGATGTGGAGGATGCTTATCTTTGAAATAAAGAAGGTAGAGTCAGGGCTAGCTTTGAGgtcaaaatcatga